In Apium graveolens cultivar Ventura chromosome 10, ASM990537v1, whole genome shotgun sequence, the following are encoded in one genomic region:
- the LOC141688950 gene encoding uncharacterized protein LOC141688950, giving the protein MARGSSQSQSTSANSNTRPGPVGIAPRGSAAATAGMRRRRVGGSSNSSSVSASGGGSNMLRFYTDDAPGLKITPTVVLVMSVCFIGFVTALHVFVG; this is encoded by the exons ATGGCTCGAGGCTCCTCCCAATCTCAATCCACCTCAGCTAACTCCAACACTAGACCCGGCCCGGTCGGCATCGCTCCTCGTGGATCCGCCGCCGCTACTGCCGGCATGCGCCGCCGTCGAGTCGGCGGATCCTCCAACTCCTCCTCCGTCTCCGCTTCCGGCGGCGGTAGCAACATGCTCCGGTTCTACACCGACGACGCTCCTGGCCTGAAAATCACTCCGACTGTCGTTCTGGTGATGAGTGTTTGTTTCATTGGCTTCGTCACTGCTCTTCACGTCTTCG TTGGATGA